One Armatimonadota bacterium genomic window carries:
- a CDS encoding Hsp20 family protein gives MSRRDRDEFFWQGVSDLSKLSGELSSARPRLATKKSWEPLVDLTEETERLVLKAELAGVKGDSVDLLYIPEQHAILLRGMRHEDVESEQERVGVFQLEILYGEFEREVALPPDVSVDINDIRAIFRNGMLIVLIPKKPSAPQQVVIETE, from the coding sequence ATGTCTCGACGAGACCGTGACGAATTCTTTTGGCAGGGCGTATCCGATCTGAGCAAGCTCAGCGGTGAGCTTTCGAGCGCGCGCCCGCGGCTGGCGACCAAGAAGAGTTGGGAGCCCTTGGTCGACCTTACCGAAGAGACCGAGCGGCTGGTGCTGAAGGCCGAACTGGCAGGCGTGAAAGGCGACTCGGTCGACCTGCTGTACATTCCTGAGCAACACGCGATTCTTCTTCGGGGAATGCGGCACGAGGATGTTGAGTCAGAACAGGAGCGCGTCGGCGTATTTCAATTAGAGATACTTTATGGCGAATTCGAGCGTGAGGTTGCTCTGCCGCCCGACGTTTCCGTCGACATCAACGATATCCGAGCGATCTTCCGAAACGGAATGCTCATTGTCCTGATTCCTAAGAAGCCGTCCGCACCCCAGCAAGTTGTCATCGAAACAGAATAA
- a CDS encoding MFS transporter, whose product MARFQTFTPARALSFLKNPESKFYRVFRYRDFRLLWIGAFLSFVGSWVQNVGQGVLVYDLTGSKERLALISLCSMIPVTLLGPFAGSYVDKMNKRALLAWSQVLLAMTALLVAYLTWTKTVRVEHLFVIAFLNGIVSCFEMPARQATVSSVVPKEDLAIAIPFQGLTFNLARVFGPALAALLLVRFGVDSCYLINGISFIALIFAALAIKADLSAKADRTSAMFDLIVEGFRYTWREKRLRMLFLLETGLSFLALFYLVQMPAIAKDMLHMGDEGVGIVTTGVGIGAILALIIVAKTADDDIKGLLIRGSVTLVTIGLLLLSFATTIWVAMPVLILLGLSNVTIFNTCNSLFQQIAPEHLRGRVISMHIWALSGIGPIGVYPFGWIAEHKGLPFALQLSAGLMVLLTIWAWTSKLSLEAK is encoded by the coding sequence ATGGCGCGCTTTCAAACCTTCACTCCGGCGCGCGCACTCAGTTTTCTGAAAAACCCCGAGTCGAAGTTCTATCGGGTCTTTCGCTATCGCGATTTCCGCCTCCTCTGGATCGGCGCTTTTCTTTCTTTCGTCGGCTCTTGGGTGCAGAACGTCGGCCAAGGCGTTTTGGTGTACGACCTGACCGGCAGTAAGGAGCGTCTGGCCCTGATTTCGCTGTGTTCGATGATCCCGGTGACCTTACTCGGCCCCTTCGCGGGGAGCTACGTGGACAAAATGAACAAGCGCGCGCTCCTGGCGTGGAGTCAGGTTCTTCTGGCTATGACTGCGCTCTTGGTGGCCTATCTGACCTGGACCAAGACCGTTCGGGTGGAGCATCTTTTTGTCATCGCCTTCCTCAATGGCATCGTGTCGTGCTTTGAGATGCCGGCGCGCCAGGCGACCGTGAGTTCAGTCGTGCCCAAGGAAGATCTTGCCATCGCCATCCCCTTTCAGGGTCTGACCTTCAATCTGGCCCGCGTGTTTGGGCCAGCCCTGGCGGCTCTGCTCTTGGTGCGGTTTGGGGTCGATTCGTGCTATCTGATCAATGGAATCTCCTTCATCGCCCTCATCTTCGCCGCATTGGCGATCAAAGCGGACCTGAGCGCCAAAGCCGACCGCACCTCGGCAATGTTCGACCTCATCGTCGAAGGCTTTCGGTACACCTGGCGCGAGAAGCGTCTGCGGATGCTCTTTTTGCTGGAAACCGGTCTGTCGTTCCTCGCCCTTTTCTATCTGGTTCAGATGCCAGCCATCGCCAAGGACATGCTTCACATGGGCGACGAGGGCGTCGGCATCGTGACCACCGGCGTTGGGATTGGGGCGATCTTGGCGCTGATCATTGTGGCCAAGACGGCCGACGACGACATCAAAGGCTTGCTGATCCGAGGCAGTGTGACCCTCGTGACGATCGGCTTGTTGCTGCTCTCTTTCGCCACGACCATTTGGGTAGCGATGCCAGTACTGATTTTGCTGGGCCTCAGCAACGTCACGATTTTTAATACCTGCAACTCTTTGTTTCAGCAAATTGCGCCCGAGCACTTGCGCGGAAGGGTCATTTCGATGCACATTTGGGCTCTCAGCGGCATCGGACCGATCGGCGTTTACCCGTTCGGATGGATCGCGGAACACAAGGGTTTGCCGTTCGCCTTACAGCTTTCTGCTGGACTCATGGTGTTGTTAACCATCTGGGCTTGGACAAGTAAGCTCTCTTTAGAGGCAAAATAA